Proteins from a single region of Planctomycetaceae bacterium:
- a CDS encoding AraC family transcriptional regulator has protein sequence MPNEITVNKSKLCLEGRVIESKYFFFDTDPKKKHELAIVFGGVEKCASDFEIKRRTYPYYVIEIPIKGLCALEIGDKTHRLAPNYIGGFAPEVAHHYKCDKNNPMEHVFIAFFGTQAKNLFEKAGLYKGNVLKMKKTGDILYLAESILKKAFEKSVHSHELCCSYLKTLLLEQSADISPATDSLCASMNTYKRCRKYIDENFSTLFLPSQVAQKCSVNVRYMSRLFKQYADVTPHEYIMRLKLNKAANLLLTTNLSIKNIAQTAGFADPYHFSRNFKNFHGVSPNHYRNPTSRGK, from the coding sequence ATGCCGAATGAAATTACCGTAAATAAGAGCAAATTGTGCCTTGAAGGCAGGGTAATCGAGTCAAAATACTTCTTTTTCGACACCGACCCGAAGAAAAAACACGAGCTGGCAATCGTTTTCGGCGGCGTTGAGAAGTGCGCATCCGACTTCGAGATAAAAAGACGTACATACCCTTATTACGTCATAGAAATACCTATAAAAGGCTTATGCGCTCTCGAAATCGGAGACAAAACGCACAGACTTGCGCCAAATTATATCGGCGGTTTCGCTCCGGAGGTCGCTCATCATTACAAATGCGATAAAAATAACCCGATGGAGCACGTCTTTATCGCGTTTTTCGGTACGCAGGCAAAAAATCTGTTCGAAAAAGCAGGCCTGTATAAAGGTAACGTGCTGAAAATGAAAAAAACCGGCGATATTTTATACCTTGCAGAGTCAATTTTGAAAAAAGCCTTTGAAAAATCAGTACACTCACACGAATTGTGCTGCAGTTATCTCAAAACTCTGCTTTTGGAACAATCCGCGGATATTTCACCTGCGACTGATTCGCTGTGCGCTTCGATGAACACTTACAAGCGGTGCAGAAAATATATAGATGAAAATTTCTCAACGCTGTTTTTGCCATCGCAGGTTGCGCAGAAATGCAGCGTTAATGTTCGCTATATGTCGAGGCTGTTCAAGCAGTACGCAGATGTTACGCCGCACGAATATATAATGAGATTGAAACTCAACAAGGCCGCGAATCTGCTTTTGACTACCAATCTTTCAATCAAAAATATCGCCCAGACTGCCGGCTTTGCCGACCCTTACCATTTTTCAAGAAACTTCAAAAACTTTCACGGCGTATCGCCAAATCACTATCGCAATCCGACATCGCGTGGGAAATAA
- a CDS encoding diphosphate--fructose-6-phosphate 1-phosphotransferase, giving the protein MLKGNAIIGQSGGPTSVINSSLAGIITGAKEFAGITNVLGMRFGIEGFMAENIIDLGAESGATVNGLKLTPSSALGSCRHKLKEEDLPKILALLKKYNIRYIFLIGGNDTMDTIHRIEAYAKQNGYEMTGIGVPKTVDNDLFGTDHTPGFASAARYVALSVQQAGILARDMRKVDQFVIFQCIGREAGWLPAASVLGKKDDADAPHILCLPERHFEKDKFLSEVKKCYDRFGFVSIVCGEGIAYADGTPVSASQTKDKFNNIEFGAMGGTSTAVALHKMITEKFGFRGEFQITESLPMCAADRAVQLDIDEAFMAGRAAVELAKAGKTGLMVTLNRKPGDKYECFTGEIALHEVAVRAKPMPDEFISSDGFGVTDAFIKYAVPLVGPLPKYTKLEYKKFSV; this is encoded by the coding sequence ATGTTAAAAGGTAACGCGATAATCGGCCAGTCGGGCGGCCCGACATCTGTAATTAATTCGTCTCTTGCGGGCATTATCACCGGCGCAAAAGAATTCGCAGGTATAACGAATGTGCTCGGTATGCGGTTCGGCATCGAGGGTTTTATGGCCGAGAACATTATCGACCTCGGCGCTGAAAGCGGAGCGACGGTTAATGGTTTAAAGCTAACGCCTTCGAGCGCGTTGGGTTCGTGCAGACACAAACTTAAAGAAGAGGATTTGCCGAAGATTCTCGCTTTGCTGAAGAAATATAATATTAGATACATTTTCCTCATCGGCGGCAACGACACGATGGACACGATTCACCGCATCGAAGCATACGCCAAACAGAACGGTTACGAAATGACCGGCATTGGCGTTCCGAAGACTGTCGATAACGATTTGTTCGGCACCGACCACACGCCGGGCTTCGCCAGCGCAGCAAGATACGTTGCGTTGTCCGTTCAGCAGGCGGGCATTCTTGCGCGGGATATGCGTAAGGTTGACCAGTTTGTAATCTTTCAGTGCATTGGCAGAGAAGCGGGCTGGCTGCCTGCGGCTTCGGTACTTGGCAAAAAAGACGATGCGGACGCTCCGCACATTCTTTGTCTGCCGGAAAGACATTTTGAAAAAGACAAATTCCTGTCCGAAGTGAAAAAGTGTTACGACAGATTCGGATTCGTTTCGATAGTTTGCGGCGAGGGCATTGCCTATGCTGACGGAACGCCTGTTTCAGCTTCGCAGACGAAGGATAAATTTAATAACATAGAGTTCGGTGCGATGGGCGGAACAAGCACTGCCGTTGCGCTGCACAAGATGATTACTGAAAAATTCGGATTCCGAGGCGAATTTCAGATTACCGAATCGCTTCCGATGTGCGCAGCAGACCGTGCGGTACAGTTGGACATCGATGAGGCATTTATGGCGGGCAGAGCGGCTGTTGAACTTGCGAAAGCTGGCAAGACCGGCCTGATGGTTACGCTCAATAGAAAGCCGGGCGATAAATATGAATGTTTCACCGGTGAAATCGCGCTGCACGAGGTCGCGGTAAGAGCCAAGCCAATGCCCGATGAATTTATCAGCAGCGACGGCTTCGGCGTTACAGATGCGTTTATAAAATACGCCGTGCCATTGGTCGGCCCGCTGCCGAAATATACTAAATTAGAATATAAAAAATTCAGTGTTTAA
- a CDS encoding hemerythrin domain-containing protein: protein MEKARKLADILERVRSGEDPTKVRQQARQLLSTLRLSDISKAHKYLVGTGISLDQLRTLVYAFASILGDQFALLRAHLSADHPIRRVIAEHEMFECFLADLEVANVLIQDTDELTELSSEFRRLQHITEHLQAIDVHNQREDDLIFPVLENYPCKSICVVLGKAHWRINNLVGNLTVAVNNFRQFEPTQFKIQINAISSAIVPILREHIFQEDNILYPVAIDVVKDDRVWWRIKQLSDEMGYCGFDAQPCCS, encoded by the coding sequence ATGGAAAAAGCACGGAAATTGGCAGACATACTTGAGCGGGTCAGAAGCGGCGAAGACCCAACAAAAGTTCGACAGCAGGCACGGCAGCTTCTTTCAACACTTCGATTAAGTGATATCAGCAAGGCGCATAAGTATCTCGTCGGCACCGGCATTTCGCTTGACCAGCTCCGTACGCTTGTTTATGCGTTCGCTTCTATCCTCGGCGATCAGTTCGCGCTGCTTCGGGCGCATCTGTCGGCGGACCATCCGATACGCAGGGTCATTGCCGAGCACGAGATGTTCGAATGTTTCCTTGCCGACCTTGAGGTTGCCAATGTTTTGATTCAGGACACCGACGAATTGACCGAGCTTTCGAGTGAGTTCAGAAGATTACAGCACATAACCGAACACTTGCAGGCTATCGATGTCCATAACCAGCGCGAAGACGATTTGATTTTTCCTGTGCTGGAGAATTATCCCTGCAAGAGCATTTGCGTGGTGCTGGGCAAAGCGCACTGGCGAATCAATAATCTTGTCGGCAATTTGACTGTGGCGGTCAACAATTTCAGACAGTTCGAGCCGACGCAGTTCAAGATTCAGATTAATGCGATTTCATCCGCGATTGTACCGATTCTGCGCGAGCATATTTTCCAGGAAGACAATATTCTGTATCCTGTCGCGATAGACGTTGTCAAAGACGACAGAGTTTGGTGGCGGATTAAACAGCTTAGCGACGAGATGGGCTACTGCGGATTCGATGCCCAGCCGTGCTGCTCATAA
- a CDS encoding PIG-L family deacetylase has product MTEHKSETEFVRIVGEERRVGDTLASVSRHWLGDKEKFLFISPHDDDVVLGAALFIQLALKEKIPVYLLVVTDGAMGYCNKQQKDTISEIRKKETEECYKTLGIPQENIIWLNFPDCRLNYYRGRRAAKPDDAAVLEGYCGLQNSFTHWIRKIAPTQCFLPTSTDLHPDHRIVHEEFLISLFHAAGNIWPELGDKAQRVPYVHELGVYCDFPQPPRLRIKTPPALLENKLKAISAFRSQEQIGSLVDIVRKSGPFEYFRELEFKLYQPAAYYEMFEKRHHLPFIR; this is encoded by the coding sequence ATGACAGAACACAAAAGCGAAACGGAATTTGTTCGTATAGTAGGCGAGGAACGCAGAGTCGGCGATACACTGGCAAGTGTATCACGTCATTGGCTCGGCGATAAGGAAAAATTTCTCTTCATCAGTCCTCACGATGACGACGTTGTGCTTGGCGCGGCGTTGTTCATTCAGCTTGCGTTGAAAGAAAAAATTCCGGTCTATCTTCTGGTAGTAACCGACGGCGCGATGGGATATTGCAATAAGCAGCAGAAGGATACGATTTCCGAGATTCGAAAAAAAGAAACCGAGGAATGTTACAAGACACTTGGCATTCCGCAGGAAAATATAATCTGGCTCAACTTCCCCGATTGCAGATTGAATTATTATCGCGGACGCAGGGCGGCGAAGCCCGACGACGCGGCGGTACTCGAAGGATACTGCGGACTGCAAAATTCGTTCACGCACTGGATTCGCAAAATCGCGCCGACGCAGTGTTTCCTGCCGACGTCAACCGACCTGCATCCAGACCACAGAATCGTGCACGAGGAATTTTTAATCAGTCTCTTCCACGCGGCCGGAAATATCTGGCCGGAACTTGGCGATAAAGCCCAAAGAGTGCCTTACGTTCACGAGCTTGGCGTTTACTGTGATTTTCCACAGCCGCCGAGATTGCGAATCAAAACTCCCCCTGCCTTGCTTGAAAATAAACTCAAGGCAATATCAGCGTTCAGGTCGCAGGAGCAAATCGGCTCGCTTGTCGACATTGTACGAAAATCAGGGCCTTTTGAATATTTTAGAGAACTGGAATTTAAACTTTATCAGCCGGCAGCTTATTACGAGATGTTCGAGAAGAGACATCATCTGCCATTTATTCGGTAA
- a CDS encoding glutamine amidotransferase, giving the protein MNGKILYLGDTALDQAASYPTGLMTHYKIDYDYIPSDVKFDESLFKNDYKAIIVSDYPAGNFLKSHLDAIAEKVKNGAGFLMIGGWESFEGRAGKYSGTVLADVLPVKMADSDDRINCFSPCMVVRNCGHQITDALPFEAQSPAIGGLNSVKVKQGGTEVLSARKFRAEFQNGKFNFLELQSFPLLVVGQFGKGRTAAFASDVSPHWVGPLVDWGCDRITAKNNGGIEIEVGNWYAQLFVNMIRWVCKEQEQKC; this is encoded by the coding sequence ATGAACGGCAAAATTTTATATTTAGGCGATACGGCACTCGACCAGGCGGCAAGTTATCCCACGGGTTTGATGACGCATTACAAAATCGATTACGATTACATCCCGAGCGATGTGAAGTTCGACGAATCGTTATTTAAGAACGATTACAAGGCCATAATCGTTAGCGATTATCCTGCGGGAAATTTTTTGAAGTCGCATCTTGACGCCATAGCGGAGAAAGTCAAAAACGGCGCAGGTTTTTTAATGATTGGCGGCTGGGAATCGTTTGAAGGTCGGGCCGGCAAATATAGCGGTACGGTTCTTGCCGATGTCCTGCCGGTCAAAATGGCCGATAGCGACGACAGAATAAATTGCTTCAGTCCGTGTATGGTCGTTCGCAACTGCGGCCATCAGATAACCGATGCGCTGCCTTTCGAGGCGCAGTCTCCCGCGATTGGCGGTTTGAATAGCGTAAAAGTAAAGCAGGGCGGCACGGAAGTTTTATCCGCACGGAAGTTCAGAGCGGAATTTCAGAACGGCAAATTTAATTTTCTGGAGCTGCAAAGTTTTCCGCTGTTGGTTGTTGGACAATTCGGCAAAGGAAGAACCGCGGCGTTCGCTTCGGATGTTTCGCCGCACTGGGTAGGCCCGCTGGTTGACTGGGGCTGCGACAGAATCACAGCAAAAAATAATGGCGGAATAGAAATTGAAGTTGGCAACTGGTATGCGCAGTTGTTTGTAAATATGATTCGATGGGTTTGTAAAGAACAGGAACAAAAATGTTAA